In Chiloscyllium punctatum isolate Juve2018m chromosome X, sChiPun1.3, whole genome shotgun sequence, the following are encoded in one genomic region:
- the naca gene encoding nascent polypeptide-associated complex subunit alpha isoform X1, with translation MPGEATETVPATEQEMQQPQAETAGAGAPASEAPAVPGAVQAPASPVSPEKSVQTAATIETCSEHESVSSASEYRQAEYESSSANKMELSAATDLHGVDLQLPSHQTTTNDSSCLLSDSVSLVQPPLELSLSSPISIISSEVPSLTAGLPTEQPLLPAERTDAVDELHASTDLVAVATVDQLTLPTNSVALSGLTVSNNTGVPLNTEVRSDFRLSESDQVTVANDIPLPACSAVTSVPLPTDAADGPTTDQLSLPTGTPTQHLTDLEITAVLPDSLKNTNVPDGLSLSADSVTTNSGQFPCDSVIAPTVSGIAIELLADEMAETAAAASLLNDGIATLDRLCLPDHTVGMPSPPDAAMTDHLPASTGITDQPPSAIGILDQLSSPTDTAASQLQQSVADIVSVAGGLSSLVDELVQSPSTASQLSSPADGGEESLLPTNTTGQPPLPTDCIDQSPPIDTDDQLRSSTDPASVTGQLTSLVDEFNQSPLSTDVASQLQSPTYTDAARQPLLPTNATCQPPLPTDGVEQSTDIDVDQLPSSTDVASHLQSPTDTDAASQPPLPADGIDQSTDIDVDQLPSTDVASHLQSPTDTDAASQPPLPTNATGQPLLPADGVDQSTDIDVDQLLSSTDVASHLQSPTDTDAASQPLLPTNATGQPLLPADGVDQSTDIDVDQLPSSTDVASHLQSPTDTDAASQPPLPADGIDQSTDIDVDQLPSTDVASHLQSPTDTDAASQPLLPTNATGQPLLPADGVDQSTDIDVDQLPSSTDVASHLQSPTDTDAASQPPLPTNATGQPLLPADGVDQSTDIDVDQLLSSTDVASHLQSPTDTDAASQPPLPTNATGQPLMPADGGDQSTDIDVDQLPSSTDVASHLQSPTDTDAASQSPLPADGIDQSTDADVDQLPSSTDPASVSGQLTSHVDEFNQSPLSTDVASHLQSPTDSDATSQPLLSTCATSQPSLPTDIIAQSTDIDFDQLPSSTDPASVTGQLTSHVDEFNQSPLSTDVASQLQSPPDTEAARQPLLSTSAAGQPPLPTDTANQLPISADATCVSGHFPCLNALNQSPLPTDVASHLPPTDTDAIGHLLESADQLLLPTNTDAAADQPLSTDSASHLLSPVSNSATLTLPIDTVISSRQSSAQTVTDVTDTAQLSANLIASNSTGGLLSADVPSVSSTDTIDLSVSVNSLDVAIDTLLANPLDAPLATEVQGAMPTCITEPSSVVSATTEPPLSSLPVIDGFSVPLKTHSADKSPMPAFDQALTVVSPFKLLQSPDLSNSELQPLVVQLTSSDQVAQCTDLLLSVDPSVNAQLQPPLPAPDHSLHETPLSTELSLSESTTPVTDFPSSFTLPSASVQRSTPSPGSSSAAQIDDDEMPPLISAIDETPLCEGPPPSVIEKAIPKTASTGKDPVVKQNDEGSGTESDSDESVPELEEQDTTQSATQQAQLAAAAEIDEEPVSKAKQSRSEKKARKAMSKLGLRQVTGVTRVTIRKSKNILFVITKPDVYKSPASDTYIVFGEAKIEDLSQQAQLAAAEKFKVQGESVANIQENTQTPTVQEESEEEEVDETGVEVKDIELVMSQANVSRAKAVRALKNNNNDIVNAIMELTM, from the exons CTACCATTGAAACCTGTTCTGAGCATGAATCAGTTTCTTCAGCCAGTGAGTACAGACAGGCTGAATATGAATCCAGCAGTGCCAATAAGATGGAGCTTTCAGCTGCTACTGACTTGCATGGCGTTGATCTCCAGCTTCCATCCCACCAAACCACCACCAATGATTCTTCATGCCTACTGTCTGATTCTGTGTCTCTTGTCCAACCACCTTTAGAGCTGTCTCTATCTTCTCCTATTTCTATAATTTCTAGTGAGGTGCCTTCACTTACAGCTGGCCTCCCCACTGAGCAACCACTGTTACCTGCTGAACGTACTGATGCTGTTGATGAGTTACATGCATCTACTGACCTAGTTGCAGTTGCCACTGTTGATCAGTTGACTTTGCCCACTAACTCTGTTGCCTTGTCTGGGTTGACTGTATCTAATAATACAGGTGTTCCCCTGAACACTGAAGTACGATCTGATTTTAGACTGTCTGAATCTGACCAGGTTACTGTTGCCAATGATATTCCTTTGCCAGCCTGTTCTGCTGTAACTAGTGTACCTTTACCTACTGATGCAGCTGATGGCCCCACCACTGATCAGTTGTCCTTGCCCACTGGCACTCCAACTCAACATTTGACTGATCTGGAAATAACTGCTGTTTTGCCTGACTCACTGAAGAATACTAATGTCCCTGATGGACTGTCTTTATCTGCTGACTCCGTTACTACCAACTCTGGACAGTTTCCATGTGACAGTGTTATTGCCCCCACTGTTTCTGGCATAGCTATCGAGCTTTTGGCTGATGAAATGGCTGAGACTGCTGCAGCTGCATCTTTACTCAACGATGGTATTGCTACATTAGATAGGCTGTGCTTGCCTGATCATACTGTTGGAATGCCTTCACCCCCTGATGCTGCTATGACTGATCATTTGCCAGCGTCCACTGGTATTACTGACCAGCCTCCATCAGCCATTGGCATTCTTGATCAATTGTCATCTCCCACTGATACTGCGGCCAGTCAGTTGCAGCAGTCAGTTGCTGACATCGTCAGTGTTGCTGGTGGGTTGTCGTCTCTTGTTGATGAGTTAGTTCAATCACCATCAACTGCCAGTCAGTTATCATCACCTGCTGATGGTGGTGAAGAGTCCCTGTTGCCCACCAACACTACTGGCCAACCACCGTTGCCCACTGACTGTATTGATCAGTCACCTCCTATTGATACTGATGATCAGTTGCGATCATCCACTGATCCTGCTAGTGTTACTGGTCAGTTGACATCTCTTGTTGATGAATTCAATCAGTCACCATTGTCAACGGACGTTGCCAGTCAGTTGCAGTCACCCACCTACACCGATGCTGCTCGCCAGCCACTGTTGCCCACCAATGCTACTTGCCAACCACCATTGCCCACTGATGGTGTTGAGCAGTCAACTGATATTGATGTTGATCAATTGCCATCATCCACTGATGTTGCCAGTCATTTGCAGTCACCCACCGACACTGATGCTGCTAGCCAGCCACCGTTGCCCGCTGATGGTATTGATCAGTCAACTGATATTGATGTTGATCAGTTGCCATCCACTGATGTTGCCAGTCATTTGCAGTCACCCACCGACACCGATGCTGCTAGCCAGCCACCGTTGCCCACCAATGCTACTGGCCAACCACTGTTGCCCGCTGATGGTGTTGATCAGTCAACTGATATTGATGTTGATCAATTGCTATCATCCACTGATGTTGCCAGTCATTTGCAGTCACCCACCGACACCGATGCTGCTAGCCAGCCACTGTTGCCCACCAATGCTACTGGCCAACCACTGTTGCCCGCTGATGGTGTTGATCAGTCAACTGATATTGATGTTGATCAATTGCCATCATCCACTGATGTTGCCAGTCATTTGCAGTCACCCACCGACACTGATGCTGCTAGCCAGCCACCGTTGCCCGCTGATGGTATTGATCAGTCAACTGATATTGATGTTGATCAGTTGCCATCCACTGATGTTGCCAGTCATTTGCAGTCACCCACCGACACCGATGCTGCTAGCCAGCCACTGTTGCCCACCAATGCTACTGGCCAACCACTGTTGCCCGCTGATGGTGTTGATCAGTCAACTGATATTGATGTTGATCAGTTGCCATCATCCACTGATGTTGCCAGTCATTTGCAGTCACCCACCGACACCGATGCTGCTAGCCAGCCACCGTTGCCCACCAATGCTACTGGCCAACCACTGTTGCCCGCTGATGGTGTTGATCAGTCAACTGATATTGATGTTGATCAATTGCTATCATCCACTGATGTTGCCAGTCATTTGCAGTCACCCACCGACACCGATGCTGCTAGCCAGCCACCGTTGCCCACCAATGCTACTGGCCAACCACTGATGCCCGCTGATGGTGGTGATCAGTCAACTGATATTGATGTTGATCAATTGCCATCATCCACTGATGTTGCCAGTCATTTGCAGTCACCCACCGACACCGATGCTGCTAGCCAATCACCGTTGCCCGCTGATGGTATTGATCAGTCAACTGATGCTGATGTAGATCAGTTGCCATCATCCACTGATCCTGCCAGTGTTAGTGGTCAGTTGACATCTCATGTTGATGAATTCAATCAGTCACCATTGTCAACTGATGTTGCTAGTCATTTGCAGTCACCCACCGACAGCGATGCTACTAGCCAGCCACTATTGTCCACCTGTGCTACTAGCCAACCATCGTTGCCCACTGACATTATTGCTCAGTCAACTGATATTGATTTTGATCAGTTGCCATCATCCACTGATCCTGCTAGTGTTACTGGTCAGTTGACATCTCATGTTGATGAATTCAATCAGTCACCATTGTCAACTGATGTTGCCAGTCAGTTGCAGTCACCCCCCGACACCGAGGCTGCTCGCCAGCCACTGTTGTCCACTAGTGCTGCTGGCCAGCCACCATTGCCCACTGATACTGCCAATCAGTTGCCAATATCTGCTGATGCTACCTGTGTTAGTGGTCATTTTCCATGTCTCAATGCTCTCAATCAGTCACCATTGCCGACTGATGTTGCCAGTCATTTGCCACCCACTGACACTGATGCTATTGGTCACTTGCTAGAGTCTGCTGATCAGTTGCTGTTGCCCACTAACACCGATGCAGCTGCTGACCAGCCACTATCTACTGACTCTGCCAGTCATTTGCTGTCACCTGTCTCCAATTCTGCCACCCTGACTTTGCCTATTGATACTGTTATTTCCTCGAGACAGTCTTCAGCTCAAACTGTGACAGATGTTACAGATACTGCACAGTTGTCTGCCAATCTCATTGCTTCCAATTCCACAGGTGGGCTACTTTCAGCAGATGTCCCTTCAGTTTCCTCCACTGATACCATTGACCTGTCAGTGTCAGTTAATTCTCTGGATGTTGCAATAGATACATTATTGGCCAATCCTTTAGATGCCCCTCTTGCAACAGAGGTTCAAGGTGCAATGCCTACATGCATTACTGAGCCATCTTCAGTTGTCAGTGCAACCACTGAGCCTCCTCTGTCCTCTCTACCTGTAATTGATGGTTTTTCTGTGCCCCTCAAAACACATTCTGCTGATAAATCACCTATGCCAGCTTttgatcaggcactgactgtagtcTCTCCTTTTAAACTGCTTCAATCTCCTGACCTGTCTAATTCAGAGTTACAACCCCTTGTCGTTCAGTTAACCTCATCTGACCAAGTTGCTCAGTGCACTGACTTGCTTCTGTCTGTTGATCCTTCTGTTAATGCACAGCTTCAGCCTCCCTTGCCTGCTCCTGATCATTCCCTTCATGAAACACCTTTGTCCACTGAACTTTCTTTGTCAGAATCTACAACACCTGTCACTGATTTTCCATCATCTTTCACTCTTCCATCTGCCTCTGTTCAACGCTCTACCCCATCACCTggatcatcttcagctgctcaaaTTGATGATGATGAGATGCCACCATTGATTTCTGCCATCGATGAGACTCCCCTCTGTGAAGGTCCTCCCCCATCTGTTATTGAGAAGGCAATTCCCAAGACTGCTTCAACTGGAAAGGATCCTGTGGTGAAGCAGAATGATGAGG GGTCTGGGACAGAGTCGGACAGCGATGAGTCGGTACCAGAACTGGAGGAACAGGATACAACGCAGTCAGCGACACAGCAAGCTCAG CTTGCAGCTGCAGCTGAAATAGATGAAGAACCAGTCAGTAAAGCAAAacagagcagaagtgaaaagaaagcaCGGAAA GCAATGTCAAAACTAGGGCTTCGCCAGGTTACTGGAGTAACCAGAGTCACGATAAGAAAATCTAAAAACATTTTGTTTGTCATCACAAAACCAGATGTCTACAAGAGCCCGGCATCAGATACCTATATTGTTTTTGGCGAAGCGAAG ATTGAAGATTTATCTCAGCAAGCTCAATTGGCTGCTGCAGAGAAATTCAAGGTACAGGGAGAATCTGTTGCCAATATCCAAGAAAACACACAGACTCCAACTGTACAAGAGGAAAGTGAAGAGGAAGag